One segment of Variovorax sp. PAMC28562 DNA contains the following:
- a CDS encoding monovalent cation/H+ antiporter subunit A — protein MPLVFLVALPFVASLLAALLPSNARNRESTLAGLVALGCAIQTAWFFPRLANGNVLRQEIEWLPELGLNLVFRMDGFAWLFCMLVLGIGALVVLYARYYMSASDPVPRFFSFFLAFMGAMMGVVLSGNLMQMVFFWELTSLFSFLLIGYWHHRRDARRGARMALTVTGAGGLCLLAGVLVLGRIVGSYDLDVVLASGELIRSDTLYPVVLVLVLLGAFTKSAQFPFHFWLPRAMAAPTPVSAYLHSATMVKLGVFLMARLWPVLSGTEEWFWLVGGAGAITLLLGGFIAMFQRDLKALLAYSTISHLGLITLLLGLNSPLAAVAAVFHIMNHATFKASLFMAAGIIDHESGTRDIRKLSGLLKLMPITGTLAIIASASMAGVPLLNGFLSKEMFFAETVFIQSTPLINWGLPILATLAGIFSVAYSARFVFDVFLGPTCAPPEVPRTPHEPPHWMRVPVELLVLICLVVGVAPAWSIGALLATAATPVVGGELPEYSLAVWHGFNLPLMMSFVALAGGAALYLLQRRRRAAGNLQHTPLTHRFDGQRMFEHALAQLSEAGRRSRRLLGTRRLQTQLLLLIAFAVIAAGAALWQTPVSRGARELLPFSPMFAMMWLIGIVCALGAAWQAKFHRLAALMLASGAGLVCCITFIWFSAPDLALTQLVVEAVTTVLMLLGLRWLPMRKEATQPARTQLRQWSRRGRDLLLATTAGAGMASLAWLFMTRPFPLSISPFFLEHALTEGGGTNVVNVMLVDFRGFDTFGEITVLGVVALTIYALLRRFRPAPESMALPAQQRAQDDGSSDLLNPRLAKDTAVGYLMVPAVLVRLLLPLAVLVSIYFFMRGHNAPGGGFVAGLVMSVALLLQFIVSGTEWVEEHLRIYPRRWIAIGLLLALVTGGGSVVLGYPFMTTHTAHLHLPLLGEVHVPSALFFDIGVFALVLGATMLILTALAHQSVRSHRWAEEQDEREAEAKAAAASAFSALPAPPAPPAEAAA, from the coding sequence ATGCCATTGGTTTTCCTCGTCGCCCTCCCCTTCGTTGCCAGTCTGCTGGCGGCGCTGTTGCCGTCCAATGCGCGCAATCGGGAGTCGACTCTGGCAGGGCTTGTCGCACTGGGCTGTGCGATTCAAACGGCCTGGTTTTTCCCGCGACTGGCCAACGGCAACGTGCTGCGGCAAGAGATCGAATGGTTGCCCGAACTAGGCCTCAATCTCGTGTTTCGCATGGATGGCTTCGCATGGCTGTTCTGCATGCTGGTGCTGGGCATCGGCGCGCTGGTGGTGCTCTATGCGCGCTACTACATGTCGGCGTCGGACCCTGTGCCACGCTTCTTCTCCTTCTTCCTCGCATTCATGGGCGCGATGATGGGCGTGGTGCTCTCGGGCAACCTGATGCAGATGGTGTTTTTCTGGGAGCTCACCAGCCTCTTCTCGTTCCTGCTGATCGGCTACTGGCACCACCGGCGCGACGCCCGACGCGGCGCTCGCATGGCGCTGACCGTCACGGGTGCCGGCGGCCTGTGCCTGCTGGCTGGTGTGCTGGTGCTGGGCCGGATCGTCGGCAGCTACGACCTCGACGTGGTGCTGGCATCGGGCGAGTTGATCCGCAGCGACACGCTCTACCCGGTCGTGCTCGTGCTGGTGCTGCTCGGCGCCTTCACCAAGAGCGCGCAGTTTCCGTTTCACTTCTGGCTGCCGCGCGCCATGGCGGCGCCGACCCCCGTGTCGGCTTACCTGCATTCGGCAACGATGGTGAAGCTCGGCGTGTTCCTGATGGCGCGGCTGTGGCCCGTGCTCTCGGGCACCGAAGAGTGGTTTTGGCTCGTCGGTGGTGCGGGCGCGATCACGCTGTTGCTCGGCGGTTTCATCGCGATGTTCCAGCGCGACCTGAAGGCGCTGCTCGCTTATTCGACCATCTCGCACCTCGGCCTTATTACTTTGCTGCTCGGGCTCAACAGCCCGTTGGCTGCGGTAGCGGCGGTCTTCCACATCATGAATCACGCGACCTTCAAGGCGTCGCTCTTCATGGCGGCCGGCATCATCGACCACGAGAGCGGCACGCGCGACATCCGCAAGCTCAGCGGGCTGCTGAAACTCATGCCGATAACCGGCACGTTGGCGATCATCGCGAGCGCGTCGATGGCCGGCGTGCCGCTGCTCAACGGCTTTTTGTCGAAGGAAATGTTTTTCGCAGAAACCGTGTTCATTCAATCCACCCCGTTGATCAACTGGGGCCTGCCGATACTCGCAACGCTCGCGGGTATCTTCAGCGTGGCCTATTCGGCGCGCTTCGTGTTCGACGTGTTCTTAGGCCCGACCTGCGCACCGCCTGAAGTACCGCGCACGCCGCACGAGCCGCCGCACTGGATGCGCGTGCCAGTCGAGTTGCTGGTGTTGATTTGCCTGGTCGTGGGCGTCGCGCCCGCCTGGTCGATCGGTGCGTTGCTGGCGACTGCCGCAACACCGGTGGTGGGTGGCGAATTGCCGGAGTACAGCCTGGCCGTCTGGCACGGCTTCAACCTGCCGCTGATGATGAGCTTCGTCGCGCTGGCAGGCGGCGCCGCGCTGTACCTGTTGCAGCGCCGGCGCCGTGCGGCCGGCAACCTGCAACATACGCCGCTCACGCATCGCTTCGATGGGCAGCGCATGTTCGAGCATGCGCTCGCGCAACTGAGCGAGGCAGGCCGCCGCAGCCGGCGCCTGCTCGGCACACGCCGGCTGCAAACGCAATTGCTGCTGCTCATCGCCTTTGCCGTGATCGCCGCCGGCGCTGCGCTGTGGCAAACGCCGGTGTCTCGCGGCGCGCGCGAGTTGCTGCCGTTCTCGCCGATGTTCGCGATGATGTGGCTCATCGGCATCGTGTGCGCGCTGGGCGCAGCGTGGCAGGCCAAGTTCCACCGCCTCGCCGCGCTCATGCTGGCGTCGGGCGCCGGGCTGGTCTGCTGCATCACTTTCATCTGGTTCTCCGCGCCCGACCTGGCGCTGACGCAGCTGGTTGTCGAGGCCGTCACCACCGTGCTGATGCTGCTCGGCCTGCGCTGGCTGCCGATGCGCAAAGAGGCAACGCAGCCGGCCCGCACACAGCTGCGGCAATGGAGCCGCCGCGGTCGCGACCTGCTGCTTGCGACAACGGCGGGCGCGGGTATGGCGTCACTCGCGTGGCTCTTTATGACGCGGCCGTTTCCGCTGAGCATCTCGCCCTTCTTTCTTGAACATGCACTGACCGAAGGCGGCGGCACCAATGTCGTCAACGTGATGCTGGTCGACTTCCGCGGCTTCGATACCTTCGGGGAGATCACCGTGCTCGGCGTGGTCGCACTCACGATCTACGCACTACTGCGCCGCTTTCGGCCGGCGCCCGAATCGATGGCCTTGCCGGCGCAACAGCGCGCGCAGGACGACGGCAGCAGCGACCTGCTCAACCCGCGGCTCGCCAAAGACACGGCCGTCGGCTACCTGATGGTGCCCGCCGTGCTGGTGCGCCTGCTGCTGCCGCTGGCAGTGCTGGTGTCCATTTACTTCTTCATGCGTGGTCATAACGCGCCAGGCGGCGGCTTTGTCGCCGGGCTAGTGATGTCGGTCGCGCTGCTTTTGCAGTTCATCGTGTCGGGCACCGAATGGGTCGAGGAGCACTTGCGCATCTATCCGCGGCGCTGGATCGCCATCGGCCTGTTGCTGGCGCTGGTGACCGGCGGTGGGTCGGTGGTGCTTGGCTATCCGTTCATGACAACGCACACCGCGCACCTGCATCTGCCCCTGCTGGGCGAAGTGCACGTGCCGAGCGCGCTCTTCTTCGACATCGGCGTGTTCGCACTGGTGCTTGGAGCCACCATGCTGATCCTGACGGCGCTCGCGCACCAATCGGTGCGCAGCCACCGCTGGGCCGAGGAGCAGGACGAGCGCGAGGCCGAGGCCAAAGCGGCCGCAGCGTCGGCCTTCTCCGCGCTACCCGCGCCACCCGCGCCACCCGCGGAGGCCGCTGCCTGA
- the crcB gene encoding fluoride efflux transporter CrcB, translated as MFLQGLVICIAACVGALLRWGVQLWLNPGGTLPWGTLAVNLVGGFLIGICIAAFDAFPDTDPAWRLMAITGFLGTLTTFSSFSAEVVGMLLQGRAGLALGTVALHLGGSLCLTWLGFRAAQSVLG; from the coding sequence ATGTTCCTGCAAGGCCTTGTCATCTGCATCGCCGCGTGCGTCGGCGCTCTGTTGCGGTGGGGCGTTCAGCTCTGGCTCAACCCTGGCGGCACCTTGCCGTGGGGCACGCTGGCAGTCAATCTGGTCGGCGGCTTCCTGATCGGAATCTGCATCGCGGCCTTCGACGCCTTTCCCGATACCGACCCAGCCTGGCGCCTAATGGCGATCACCGGTTTTCTCGGCACGCTGACCACGTTTTCCAGCTTCTCCGCCGAGGTGGTCGGCATGCTGCTGCAGGGTCGCGCTGGCCTGGCGCTCGGAACCGTCGCGCTGCATCTCGGAGGCTCGCTCTGCCTGACTTGGCTCGGCTTTCGCGCGGCCCAATCCGTGCTCGGGTAG
- a CDS encoding ComEA family DNA-binding protein, whose amino-acid sequence MFKKFAAALAAMVFAVASFAAVDANKGTAAELDGLKGVGPAMSKRIIDARTTSQFKDWPDLMSRVKGVKSKMATKLSNQGLTINGEAFKGAVDAAPAKAATGAKVAKADVKDDAKPKAAAKQ is encoded by the coding sequence ATGTTCAAGAAATTTGCAGCGGCTCTGGCCGCCATGGTGTTCGCAGTCGCTTCGTTCGCCGCAGTCGATGCCAATAAGGGTACGGCCGCAGAACTCGACGGCCTCAAAGGTGTCGGCCCCGCGATGTCGAAGCGCATCATCGATGCGCGCACCACCAGCCAGTTCAAAGACTGGCCCGACCTCATGAGCCGCGTCAAGGGCGTCAAATCCAAGATGGCAACAAAGCTTTCCAACCAAGGTTTGACCATCAACGGTGAAGCTTTCAAGGGCGCAGTCGATGCAGCACCGGCAAAGGCAGCCACGGGCGCGAAGGTTGCCAAAGCAGACGTCAAGGACGACGCAAAGCCGAAGGCTGCTGCCAAGCAGTAA
- the lapB gene encoding lipopolysaccharide assembly protein LapB yields MDFDFSWLLLGLPIAFVLGWLASRFDLRQLKLENRQAPKAYFRGLNFLLNEQQDQAIDAFIEAVQNDPDTQELHFALGNLFRRRGEYQRAVRVHEHLLGRGDLSRADRDRAQHALAQDFLRAGLLDRAEAALQKLEGTRYENEARLSLLAIYERSREWAQAAEVAQKLDDSDQASYGTRRAHHLCEQAAEQTAAGDLSAAAQLLAQATALAPQAPRPAIDTANLQLRNGESAAAFETLMALSEAAPLALPLFAASLQQAAVASQRAGEALALLQRRYAASPSIDVLEAVIALGGTPILPDDLTSAEAPTPRDGYIAHLTHQPSLVAASRWLAGETLTHEQFHPQVQRALDQATRPLMRYRCAACGFEAHQYFWHCPGCQAWDSYPPRRVEEL; encoded by the coding sequence ATGGACTTTGACTTCAGCTGGCTATTGCTCGGCTTGCCGATCGCTTTCGTTCTCGGCTGGCTGGCATCGCGCTTCGACCTGCGACAGTTGAAGCTCGAGAACCGTCAAGCACCCAAGGCCTACTTTCGCGGCCTTAACTTTCTGTTGAACGAACAGCAGGACCAGGCCATCGACGCCTTCATCGAAGCCGTGCAGAACGACCCCGATACGCAGGAACTGCACTTCGCGCTCGGCAACCTTTTTCGACGGCGCGGCGAGTACCAGCGCGCTGTGCGGGTACATGAACATCTGCTCGGACGCGGCGACCTGAGCCGCGCTGACCGCGACCGCGCGCAGCATGCATTGGCGCAAGACTTCCTGCGCGCCGGCCTGCTCGATCGCGCAGAAGCGGCACTGCAAAAGCTCGAAGGCACACGCTATGAGAACGAGGCCCGTCTGTCGTTGCTGGCGATCTACGAGCGCTCGCGCGAATGGGCGCAAGCGGCCGAGGTCGCGCAAAAACTCGATGACTCGGACCAAGCCAGCTACGGCACGCGCCGCGCCCATCATCTGTGCGAGCAAGCCGCCGAGCAGACCGCAGCGGGCGACCTTTCTGCTGCAGCGCAGTTGCTCGCTCAAGCGACCGCTCTGGCGCCGCAAGCCCCACGCCCGGCCATCGACACAGCCAACCTTCAACTGCGCAATGGCGAGTCGGCAGCGGCCTTCGAAACATTGATGGCCCTGTCGGAAGCTGCGCCGCTGGCGTTGCCGCTCTTCGCCGCGTCGTTGCAGCAGGCTGCTGTAGCGTCACAACGTGCCGGCGAAGCGCTCGCGTTGCTGCAGCGTCGTTATGCCGCGTCGCCATCGATCGACGTGCTCGAGGCCGTTATCGCGCTGGGTGGCACGCCGATCCTGCCGGACGATCTCACCTCAGCCGAAGCACCGACGCCACGAGACGGCTACATCGCGCACTTGACCCATCAGCCCTCGCTTGTGGCCGCATCGCGCTGGCTCGCGGGAGAAACGCTGACCCACGAACAGTTTCATCCGCAGGTTCAACGTGCGCTCGATCAGGCCACACGGCCACTGATGCGCTACCGCTGTGCCGCTTGCGGCTTCGAGGCGCACCAGTATTTCTGGCACTGCCCAGGCTGCCAGGCATGGGACAGCTACCCGCCGCGGCGTGTCGAAGAACTGTGA
- a CDS encoding lipopolysaccharide assembly LapA domain-containing protein — protein MKYLLWLLKAAIFFTLFAFALNNQQDATVYFFFGTFWRAPLVLVVLAAFTGGLVVGALGMLPGWWKHRVAATRIPETLPVATAAPAANVELPVARQHGL, from the coding sequence ATGAAATACCTCCTATGGCTGCTCAAGGCAGCCATTTTTTTTACCCTCTTCGCATTTGCGCTGAACAACCAGCAAGACGCGACGGTCTATTTTTTCTTCGGTACCTTCTGGCGCGCACCGCTCGTGCTGGTCGTGCTGGCCGCGTTCACCGGTGGCCTGGTGGTCGGCGCCCTCGGCATGCTGCCTGGCTGGTGGAAGCACCGCGTCGCCGCGACCCGAATCCCGGAGACGCTCCCCGTCGCAACGGCAGCCCCGGCGGCTAACGTGGAACTGCCTGTGGCACGACAACATGGACTTTGA
- a CDS encoding integration host factor subunit beta, giving the protein MTRSDLVEELAARFAQLTHRDAEYAVKTILDAMSEALVRGHRIEIRGFGSFSVNRRPPRIGRNPRSGESVQIPEKRVPHFKPGKALREAVDARTAELDAASRKA; this is encoded by the coding sequence ATGACACGCTCTGACCTCGTCGAAGAACTTGCAGCCCGATTCGCGCAACTGACACATCGCGATGCCGAATACGCGGTCAAGACGATTCTCGACGCCATGAGCGAAGCGCTCGTGCGCGGGCATCGCATCGAGATTCGCGGCTTCGGCAGCTTCTCGGTCAATCGGCGACCGCCGCGCATCGGACGCAATCCGCGCTCGGGCGAGAGCGTGCAGATCCCCGAAAAGCGGGTGCCGCATTTCAAGCCGGGCAAGGCACTGCGCGAAGCGGTAGACGCTCGCACCGCCGAGCTCGACGCCGCGAGCCGCAAGGCCTGA
- the rpsA gene encoding 30S ribosomal protein S1 has translation MSESFAELFEESLKRSEMRTGEVITAEVIRVEHNHVVVNAGLKSEAYVPIEEFKNDKGELEVQAGDFVSVAIGSVENGYGDTILSRDTAKRLASWLALEKALESGDFVTGTTSGKVKGGLTVLVNGIRAFLPGSLIDTRPIKDLTPYENKTLEFKVIKLDRKRNNVVLSRRAVVEASMGEERAKLMETLKEGAVVRGVVKNITEYGAFVDLGGIDGLLHITDMAWRRVRHPSEVVQAGQEITAKILKFDTEKNRVSLGLKQMGDDPWMGVSRRYPQSTRLFGKVTNIADYGAFVELEPGIEGLVHVSEMDWTNKNIAPNKIVSLGDEVEVMVLEIDEDKRRISLGMKQCKANPWQEFAQNTKRGDRVKGPIKSITDFGVFVGLAAGIDGLVHLSDLSWNETGEAAVRNYKKGQEVEALVLAVDVDRERISLGIKQLDSDPFTTFTTVNDKGQIVTGKVKTVDAKGAEIDLGEDILGYLRASEISRDRVEDARNVLKEGDEVTAVVLNVDRKTRNIQLSIKQKDMVDEQGAMANLSQQSARENAGTTSLGALLRAKLDNNDSK, from the coding sequence ATGTCTGAATCTTTTGCTGAACTGTTCGAAGAATCGCTGAAGCGTTCCGAGATGCGTACTGGCGAGGTCATCACGGCCGAAGTCATCCGCGTCGAACATAACCACGTCGTCGTTAACGCCGGGCTCAAGTCCGAAGCGTACGTGCCGATCGAGGAGTTCAAGAACGACAAGGGCGAGCTCGAAGTGCAGGCCGGCGACTTCGTTTCCGTTGCCATCGGCAGCGTCGAAAACGGCTACGGCGACACCATCCTGTCGCGTGACACCGCAAAGCGTCTCGCTTCGTGGCTGGCGCTTGAGAAAGCCCTGGAATCGGGCGACTTCGTCACCGGCACCACCAGCGGCAAAGTCAAGGGTGGCCTGACCGTTCTGGTCAACGGCATCCGCGCATTCCTGCCGGGCTCGCTGATCGACACGCGTCCTATCAAGGACCTGACCCCGTACGAAAACAAGACCCTCGAATTCAAGGTCATCAAGCTCGATCGCAAGCGCAACAACGTGGTCTTGTCGCGTCGCGCTGTGGTCGAAGCCAGCATGGGCGAAGAACGCGCCAAGCTGATGGAGACGTTGAAGGAAGGCGCAGTCGTGCGCGGTGTGGTCAAGAACATCACCGAATACGGTGCGTTCGTCGACCTCGGCGGTATCGACGGCCTGCTGCACATCACCGACATGGCATGGCGTCGTGTTCGCCACCCGAGCGAAGTCGTTCAGGCCGGCCAGGAAATCACCGCCAAGATCCTCAAGTTCGACACCGAAAAGAACCGTGTCTCACTGGGTCTGAAGCAAATGGGCGACGACCCATGGATGGGCGTTTCGCGCCGCTACCCCCAATCGACCCGCCTGTTCGGCAAGGTCACGAACATTGCCGACTACGGCGCGTTCGTCGAACTCGAACCCGGCATCGAAGGCCTGGTGCACGTCTCCGAAATGGACTGGACCAACAAGAACATCGCTCCGAACAAGATCGTCTCCCTGGGCGACGAAGTCGAAGTCATGGTCCTGGAAATCGACGAAGACAAGCGCCGCATCAGCCTGGGCATGAAGCAGTGCAAGGCCAATCCGTGGCAAGAGTTCGCACAAAACACCAAGCGTGGCGACCGCGTCAAGGGCCCGATCAAGTCGATCACCGACTTCGGCGTGTTCGTTGGCCTGGCAGCAGGCATCGACGGCCTGGTTCACCTCTCGGACCTCTCGTGGAACGAAACCGGCGAAGCTGCCGTTCGCAACTACAAAAAGGGCCAGGAAGTCGAAGCGCTCGTGTTGGCAGTCGATGTCGACCGCGAACGCATCAGCCTCGGCATCAAGCAACTCGACAGCGATCCGTTCACCACCTTCACGACCGTGAACGACAAGGGCCAGATCGTCACCGGCAAGGTCAAGACCGTCGACGCCAAAGGCGCTGAGATCGACCTCGGCGAAGACATCCTCGGCTACCTTCGCGCCAGCGAAATCTCCCGCGACCGCGTGGAAGATGCTCGCAACGTGCTGAAGGAAGGCGACGAAGTCACTGCTGTCGTGTTGAACGTGGACCGCAAGACCCGCAACATCCAGCTGTCGATCAAGCAGAAGGACATGGTCGACGAACAAGGCGCCATGGCCAACCTGAGCCAGCAGTCGGCACGCGAAAACGCGGGCACCACCAGCCTGGGCGCCCTGCTGCGCGCCAAGCTGGACAACAACGACAGCAAGTAA
- a CDS encoding bifunctional 3-phosphoshikimate 1-carboxyvinyltransferase/cytidylate kinase, which yields MFSTPFLDLPPLVAAAGTVQLPGSKSISNRVLLLAALASGTTTVHDLLDSDDTRVMLDALVQLGCGVRRDGGTTRIEGLGGQLGVASATLFLGNAGTAMRPLTAALALLGGEFELSGVPRMHERPIGDLVDALTQFGCRIDYLGNPGYPPLRIHPVDHVALALDTPIRVRGDVSSQFLTALLLALPLAATRDIVIEVMGELISKPYIEITLNLLARFAIYVRRDGWERFTIPAGSCYRSPGDIHVEADASSASYFIALGAIATGRAKAADGPSSAVAPLRIEGVGADSIQGDIRFVEAARQMGADITSGANWLEVRRGAWPLKAIDLDANHIPDAAMTLAVMALYADGPSTLRNIASWRVKETDRIDAMANELQKLGATVEAGPDFIRVYPLPTGGWHAASIHTYDDHRVAMCFSLAAFNPDRIGVRILDPHCVAKTFPDYFETMFSVVEPASVPVICIDGPTASGKGTLAVEVAYRLGYHYLDSGSLYRVTGLAMRRQGFMPEPQHEAQIADMARSLPLRFVEGKVMLADEDVTDAIRSEAAGMDASRVSALPAVREALSALQKSFQRLPGLVADGRDMGTVIFPDAPLKVYLTASAAHRAERRYKQLISKGISTTLDSLRADLEARDARDSSRSVAPLKPAQDARRLDNSSLSIEQSVNEVLAWWQQTQPFKEA from the coding sequence ATGTTTTCGACGCCATTTCTCGACCTGCCCCCGCTGGTCGCCGCGGCAGGCACGGTGCAACTGCCCGGCTCCAAGAGCATCTCGAACCGCGTGCTGCTGCTGGCCGCGCTCGCGAGCGGCACGACGACGGTGCACGACCTGCTCGATTCCGACGACACGCGCGTGATGCTGGACGCCCTGGTCCAACTCGGGTGCGGTGTGCGGCGCGACGGCGGCACCACGCGCATCGAAGGGTTGGGCGGCCAACTCGGCGTCGCTTCGGCGACCCTCTTTCTCGGCAATGCCGGCACCGCCATGCGGCCGTTGACCGCCGCGTTGGCGCTGCTCGGCGGCGAGTTCGAACTGAGCGGCGTGCCGCGAATGCACGAGCGACCGATCGGCGATCTGGTCGACGCGCTCACGCAGTTCGGTTGTCGCATCGATTACCTCGGCAACCCGGGCTACCCGCCGCTGCGGATTCATCCAGTCGACCACGTCGCGCTCGCACTCGACACGCCGATCCGCGTGCGCGGTGATGTGTCGAGTCAGTTTCTGACGGCCCTGCTTCTGGCGCTGCCGCTGGCCGCGACGCGCGACATCGTGATCGAGGTCATGGGCGAACTGATTTCCAAGCCTTACATCGAAATCACGCTCAATTTGCTTGCGCGCTTCGCCATCTATGTGCGCCGCGATGGCTGGGAACGTTTCACGATTCCTGCGGGCAGCTGCTATCGCTCGCCGGGCGACATTCATGTCGAGGCCGATGCTTCTTCCGCCAGTTACTTCATCGCTCTGGGTGCGATCGCGACCGGTCGCGCGAAAGCCGCGGATGGCCCGAGCAGCGCAGTGGCCCCGCTCCGCATCGAAGGGGTCGGTGCCGACTCTATCCAGGGCGATATCCGCTTCGTCGAAGCCGCGCGGCAAATGGGCGCGGACATCACGAGCGGCGCCAACTGGCTCGAAGTGCGGCGCGGCGCCTGGCCGCTGAAGGCAATCGACCTCGATGCCAATCACATCCCCGATGCCGCCATGACGCTGGCCGTGATGGCGCTCTACGCCGACGGCCCGAGCACGCTGCGCAACATCGCCAGTTGGCGCGTGAAGGAAACCGATCGTATCGACGCGATGGCGAACGAACTGCAGAAGTTGGGCGCCACCGTAGAGGCCGGACCGGACTTCATTCGCGTATATCCCTTGCCAACGGGCGGCTGGCACGCTGCCAGCATCCACACCTATGACGATCACCGCGTCGCCATGTGCTTTTCGCTTGCCGCGTTCAATCCGGATCGAATCGGGGTTCGCATCCTCGATCCACATTGCGTAGCAAAGACCTTTCCCGACTACTTCGAAACGATGTTTTCGGTGGTCGAGCCTGCATCAGTGCCGGTCATCTGCATCGATGGCCCGACCGCTTCGGGCAAAGGCACGCTGGCGGTCGAAGTTGCGTATCGGCTCGGCTACCACTACCTTGATTCCGGCTCGCTCTATCGCGTGACCGGCCTCGCGATGCGACGCCAAGGCTTCATGCCCGAGCCACAGCACGAAGCGCAGATCGCAGACATGGCGCGCTCGCTGCCGCTGCGTTTCGTCGAAGGCAAGGTCATGCTCGCTGACGAAGACGTGACCGACGCGATTCGCAGCGAAGCCGCCGGTATGGACGCGTCGCGCGTGTCTGCATTGCCGGCCGTGCGCGAGGCCTTGTCCGCCCTGCAAAAGAGCTTTCAGCGGTTGCCCGGACTGGTGGCCGACGGGCGCGACATGGGCACCGTCATCTTCCCCGATGCGCCGCTCAAGGTTTACCTCACGGCCAGCGCCGCCCACCGCGCCGAGCGCAGGTATAAGCAGTTGATTTCAAAGGGTATTTCGACTACACTCGATAGTCTTCGCGCTGACTTGGAGGCACGCGACGCAAGGGACTCATCCCGCAGCGTTGCGCCTCTCAAACCCGCGCAAGATGCCCGCCGCTTGGACAACTCCAGCCTTTCGATCGAACAGTCGGTCAACGAGGTGTTGGCTTGGTGGCAGCAAACGCAGCCCTTCAAGGAAGCTTGA
- a CDS encoding prephenate dehydrogenase — MFEQLGLIGCGLMGGSFALALKRAKLVKRVVGYSKSPSTTERARQLGVIDVAAPSALLAVSGADLVLIAVPVAASEATFKAIRHGLAPDTLIMDVGSTKGDVIDAARRGLQDQFSSFVPSHPIAGKEVAGIEHADAALYAGRQVVLTPVKSTLRSKVQRASQVWTDIGAHVVTMTHQDHDLALAAVSHLPHLVAFAFTNAIAAHPHGARFMALAGPGFRDFSRIAASDPAVWRDILLANREQVLLQSQAFRKQLTQFEALIASGDSQALENAIAEASRTRAQWQPSGSSSGN; from the coding sequence ATGTTCGAGCAACTCGGTTTGATCGGCTGCGGACTCATGGGCGGTTCGTTCGCGCTGGCGTTGAAACGCGCCAAGCTGGTAAAGCGCGTGGTCGGCTACAGCAAGTCGCCGTCAACCACGGAGCGTGCAAGACAACTCGGCGTCATCGACGTTGCAGCGCCCTCCGCGCTGCTTGCCGTATCGGGTGCCGACCTGGTGCTGATCGCGGTACCCGTGGCGGCATCCGAGGCCACGTTCAAGGCGATCCGGCACGGCCTTGCGCCCGACACGCTGATCATGGATGTCGGCTCGACCAAGGGCGACGTGATCGATGCTGCGCGGCGCGGATTGCAAGACCAGTTTTCCAGCTTCGTTCCATCGCATCCGATTGCCGGCAAGGAAGTGGCCGGCATCGAGCACGCCGATGCAGCCCTCTATGCTGGCCGCCAGGTGGTGCTCACGCCAGTCAAGTCAACGCTTCGCTCGAAGGTTCAGCGCGCGTCTCAGGTCTGGACCGACATCGGCGCGCACGTCGTCACGATGACCCACCAGGATCATGATTTGGCTCTCGCCGCGGTCAGCCACTTGCCGCATCTGGTCGCTTTCGCTTTTACCAACGCAATTGCGGCGCACCCGCACGGCGCGCGCTTCATGGCGCTGGCAGGGCCGGGTTTTCGCGACTTTTCGCGCATCGCCGCCAGCGACCCTGCCGTGTGGCGCGACATCTTGCTGGCCAACCGCGAGCAGGTGCTGCTGCAGTCGCAGGCCTTCCGAAAGCAGCTGACGCAATTCGAGGCGCTGATTGCTTCGGGCGATTCTCAGGCGCTGGAAAACGCGATCGCCGAGGCAAGCCGCACGCGGGCGCAGTGGCAGCCGTCCGGCTCCTCTTCCGGCAACTGA